GCCAAACCAATTCTGAGTCACAACAGCTTTACTCAAGCTCCTATtttgtaccaggcactatgctagtTGCTTTAAATCTATATGAACTCTTTAATATAGCCACATAGCATACTGgatattattaaccccattttgcCAATAAATAAAGTGGGTATCAGAGAAAATAAGTGGCTTGGCCAAGTATTTCAGACCAAGGTCTTCTGCTTTTGAGACTGGTGTTTTCTAATATATCCCACTAGtgatatattagaaatatatatctAATTTCTAATATagatatattagaaatatatcaTTGTATCATTTTCTCTTTGGGAGAAGACAATCAACACCCATGGTCCACTTCACGTGGACGTGCATAGCTACAATGCTTTAACGTGCCAGTCTTGAATGTGCTCATCCAATGAAATCTAGAAAACGCTCAACATAAGATGGACTGATCACAAAGAGAGGTTCACTGAAAACCTGTAACGTGAATACTGACATAAAAAAAGCACTGACACTTTTTTATACAGCTTTAAAATAGTTTATCCCCATTTAACCTCCCCTCCATTTTTcccaatacacacacactgaCATACTTTGACTCAGGAAAATTATATCAAAACTAAATTCACAAAATCATTTTAAGTTTAGTATTCCCTGCCCATTGATAAAGATGCTAAAGGACAGGTGAATGACCTGGGGATGAtgagcaagaagaaataaaatgctggATAATCCATAAATAGGGAATCACCTAATGACAGATATGCCACATACAAACAATGTAGTTTGTCATCTTATCTCCCAGAAAGACTTAAATCCTAAAGTAGAGAGAGGAAATATTTATAGCCTTGACCAAGTATTGGTTCTATCAAGCATTCATATAATCAGATCCTTCCCCCACCACCTCAGGAACAGGAAGAATGCCTGACAGAACAGGACCTCGCAGAGCAAAGGCCTGCAAGAGACTCTGGTGACCATCTAACCCAACACCCTCAATTTGCAATGAAGGAACTTCTGGCCTAGTCAAACAACCCACTTCAAGTCATCCACCCATATCAGTGCCAAAACTAAAGTCAACACCTCTCAGTGTTCTTTTCACAGCACCACACCACTGCTACCAAAGCTGCACCACGGGAGCCAACACCTACTCCTCACCCACAAATATTTGCTCCAGATCCAATTTACATATGGTAATCCAGGAAATATCACCAAATACAATAACACAGCTTGCCAATTTGACAAACTGCTAAGGTGTACTCTGCCTGCCCCAAACACCTAAATTACTTTCTATTCCCATCATGCACTTATAGCCACAGAAACTGGCCAAATGCTGCTTAGATATATTCTACACTCAGATCTCCCAAAGAGAAAATGATACAAAAACCACCACATGACGTTAATGAGAATAGAGCTAGTACCTTCCCCAGAAAGCAATCTCCGGTGTGCCTTTCATATAGATGGAGTCACTGGTGTCATTCAGCCCGTTGGTGATCCCACCAGAATAGCCCATCACTATTCCACCATCTGCTGAGATGCTCAGGACGTCTGGCTGTCCCGCCACCGATGTCCTCTCCAGGAACTGACTGCCTTCTTTAATGCGCTGCTGTATCATTGGAGTGAGGGGCATTTCAAAGCTAAAGTAGCTATCAGGTTCTGAATATAATGTTTCCAAGGACTCAGCACTGTAGTATAGGGAAGTGTTGTCCAAAATGGTTTCGAACTGGGAGCTGTATACATCAGTGGAGTCCTCTGCATACCCAGGCCCAAGGATGTCGTCATCTCCTCCCCTAAAGTTCTCTTCTTGCTCAAGAATCCTGGAAAGGAAATACgaataaagaatttcaaaattaggttaatattctttttatttttccccttctaccatataaaaaagataatattcttAAAGCTAACAAGTATATTCTTTGGGcttacattttaatatgtttggAAAGGAAGGTATCACAGAAACTTACTCGGGTTGACAAGCCTCTTGGCATACATGTGATACACTACCctctaaataatttatatactCTCAAATAGTTTCCCAGTATGTGACTATATCTGGTCTAATGAGTATTtgaataaaatactaaattttcattttaaccaaCTAAACTCCAAATAATAATTCAAAGTATTAACAGCTACTGTCATTCTCAATTTTAACAGACACAGATAAATATATTGTGTAAACTTAACGGAGTAAAAATACACTAAACTTTCATCAGTCTATTAACACTTTCTGATTTAAACAAGACCAAAGGCCCTCAAGAGGATGAATACATTAGAATCCAAGGGCCGCCCCCTGCTGACAACAAGGCAGCACTGCAGAGATTTCAAGCCCAAAATCAGAGAGACTGTGAATGATCTTTATTAAAGTTTTCTTCAAAGGCAACAAACATGTTAATTTCAAGGCTAACCAAAAGAGTGAAAATCTATAAACAGCTTACAATTTAATATATATGGGTGGAGCACCAACTAATTAGTATGCaacattttgttcaaatattaaaaatgaacattaggataactaaataaaaattttaaaactcagtaaaAGCAAGAGGTCAAGAGTTAGAAAACCCTGGAGCTGAGTGCTGGATGTCCCAATTACCAGCTATGTCACTTTAGAAAACTTTACTTAagctctgagcctcagattcctaTAAATAGGAATAcaataaatatagaaagaaaactaccTCATAAGTATCCATATTCCTAGGTGTTATGAGGACTCCCTATCAACAATACAGTTGtctctgttgtttttaaattacaaaggtCTACCATGTACCAAATAGTATTCTGGGTTTATATCTCTAAATAGCTTCTCACTGCTTATGGAATAAAATGGGAGTTCCGACGAGGAAGCCCCGGACACTGTGTTGAGTTCTCATCGCCAAGCAGAGGTTAACAGTTTCCTATAATGTGTACCAGGCATCACAGAGAGCAGGATGACTATGGGAGCTCACCTTTCCTTATCTCTCTCCAGTTCTGGTTTCTTCTCAGGATgtcctttgttttccttgaggAAGACTTCATCCTCTCCACTGTCAAtaagaggcagaggggaaaacGTCCCTGAGCTAGTGCCTGGCTTCTCTGATGAAGCGCTCCAGGTTTCATCCCAAACATTCTCAGTTAAACCAACTGAATTATACACACCAGCAGATGAGATGATATGGCTTGGCAGTTTGGAAAACTCTCTGCTTTCAGGAGAGGTCGTCCTTTCCAATGGGATCTCAAAATCCACAGGGTGACgtgtctctcttttctcccctcctgTCCACAAGATTTCCACCCCTTGAAACTCCACGTGTTTGACCCGGCTGGGGCGTCCTGTGGAGCTACCTTGATCAGAccttctctccctcaaaaaacCAACACTGCCCACAGACGTATGGGTCGCTGCTGGGCTCCCCAGGGAGGACCCTGGACAAGCTGGCTCCCGCACATGAAGAGCCCCCTTTGTACCATTATCGGTTATCTTGGAAAGCTCTGCCTGAGCTTCTCCAGTTAACAGTACAGTCAGACCCTTCTGGATGCTTAAATGAGAATTCTCCTCATTCGTAGCTTCAGCTGAAAGAGGTGTATCTGGTCCTTTTGCTTGGCCAGTAGGAAATAATTGGTtggctctctgtctctttgttttaTGAGGGGCAGTGTCCGGCTCCTTCTCCACCCGCGGAACTGAAAACCTAGAAATAGCATCTTTGTCCAGTACCTTTGTAGCCTGCAATGTTCCTGAAGCTATTCTGGCTTCTGTGGCTTTCAGAGTTGAAATCAAAGAGTCAATAGGTTGTAAACTTTGTTCCTTGAGGtgactttgagagagagactcTCTGACATCTTTTGGTCCTTCTGTAACACTGTCAGGCCCAGAGTGGTGGCCATCAAGAAGCTGGACCCCCTGCTGCCCTTGTGGGCCGCCTGGCAGAGACTCTGCATCAAACCCAAGAGAAGTTCTTAGGCCTTCTCCACTTTCCTCCATGGTCCCATATTCTGGAAATTCATTTGTGACATTCGGTGGGAGTAAAGTGCTTCCTCCATGATCACCTGCGAACAGAATAAAATGGACACATAACTTGTTTTGAACAACAGGTTCCAGTGTGTATTAATAAATAACCACCACACGTGTCAGGTACTCAGTAATCCTTATTTGATTCTTTCACTGTCTCCTGCCCCTCAGCCACCCTGCAACACATTCTTCTCATAACTTTGCCAGTGGTCCTTTCCACTTAGCTTACATGAGGATAAAGGTTTTAGTACAGAAGGAGGCATCTAATGATACATACCATATTTCACCCTGcttttgataaagtcccacacATGCAACCCTGTTGCTGCATATgcaaaaagagattaaaataaaatatggatcaTTTTCCATATACTATACTCATGAAGTAGTAACTAGAATATTTATATTGGGCATAAAAACAAATAGCCTTATGATCCAGCCAACAGCATTTGTACAGTGCAATCTCCGAAACAGATATGATCTATTTAaagtcaataaatactttttcagCTGGAAGCCTCCCCCCCCTTCACTATCGGATTTCTATGGGGAAAAAAGGCTTTCAGAACATCCTTGGAGAATGAGAGTGAAGTCAAAATGGAATAGGATACttaatgtgttaaaaaaaatttcgAGGATCCCAGCTGCATAAAATTTAAATGGTATGTTATGCAGAACCCCAATATATGAAGTAAAAACAATAATTAGTATATATTTACTGCAATGAACCaaatttacaatattttcttattaaaatggtAGTCAGTGAGAACAACGAAAACGTtctgatgaagaaaaatttaaattgggAGTTTATAGATAACAGTTACAGTTCTATCAGCTCTGATAATCCAATTTCCTTCTGAATTTGGTTTTGGTTGCTTTGTATCAAGAAAATCCTCATCTACACTAGAAATGTAGTGTACCCACTTTGACAACTTTATGAAAGAGGAcatttgttgttgtgttgttatttttaaagcactgtgaACTTCTACCTACCTACTTAGTGAAATATTAGATAAATATCTGAATATATACACTAAAATGACATGAAAGACTTGATTCCAAGGCATGCACAAAATGAGGTTAATTTGGAATCAACATAATTAACATATGGTATCCCACAGTATGCAAAATACGATGAATAGTTATATATCTGAGAGTGTATAGtagctaatattccatttttaaaataatttgaaatacatttttaaaattaaatttgaataagGTATGGATGGAATCCAACAAGCACTTCTCTGTGATGGCAGTACTTATAATACCTTCATAAAACAGTCCTATGAGAATTTGGCTTGCTGAAATCTGAAGAGAGAGCATGTCTTCAAATCCTGAATTTGAaacaaagagaattaaaaacaataagatCCCTCTTACTAGGGTGGCATATtgacattttttcctctttgaagatTCAGTGGTTTGTAATATGCTCACTAAATTATACCATTACcaccatctaattccagaacatttcaccACCTACCCAAAAAAACACATATCCATCAGCTGTCACTCCTCATTGCCCTGtctcctcagcccctggtaatgagcaatctactttctgtctctaaagaTTTGTGTATTCTGGACAggtcataaaaatggaatcatataatatgtggtattttgtgtctggcttttttcacttagcacaatgcttcCAAGGTTTATCCACACTGTGGCATGTATcagaactttatttctttttattgccaaacaatatttcactgtatggatataccatagtttctttgtccattcatcagttgatggacatttgtgttgtttctactttttggctattaggaataataaacatttgtgtacaagtttttgtgtctatatttattttcaattttcttggatATACACCTATGAGTGCCATTTCTGGGTCTCATGGTTATTCTATGTTTAGTGTTTGAGacgctgcaccattttacattcctaccagcaaagTCTGAGAGTATCATTATTGCCCATCTTTATTTAATTCTAGCTGTCCTGGTGGGAATGAAatgtatctcactgtggttttgatttgcatttctctagtaACTGATATTGAGCATCTTGTCATATATAAATTGgtcatttgtccattttctttAGAGACATATCTGTTCagacccttcacccattttataATTCAgttacttatctttttatttttgagttgtaagagttctatATATATCCTTGACAGgatttctttatcagatatatactttgcaagtattttctcccattctgtgggctgtcttTTCCCTTagttgatagtgtcttttgaagcacaaaggcttttaattttgataaaatccaacttatctacttttttgttgttgttgcttgtgcttttggagTTATATGCCCAAATGTTATATGTCCAAACAAATTATTGTCCAAGATCACAAAAATTTATTCCTATGTCTTCTCCCAAGAGTTTTACAGAGTCAGCTTTCACATTTAGATAGATCTCTGATCCATtctgtgttaatttttgtatatggtgtgaggcagagttccaacttcatttttcatgtggatatccagttgtcccaacacttTCTGTTGAAAAAACTATTCCCACCCCCACTGAACTGCGTTGATACCCTTGTAGAAAATCAACTGACCAAGAGTAAAGGTTtacttctggactctcaattctattccattgagcTAGAGGCCTATCTTGTAGCTGGTATTACACCATCTTGATTATAACTCTGTAGAAagtaaaatcaggaagtgtgagtcctacTTTGTTCATCCTTTTCCAAGTTGTTTGACTACTCTGGGCCCCTTGCATTtcctatatgaattttaggatcagcttgtcagaCAGCTGAAATTGTGAGAGCCTTGGGTGAATCTGTAGAGTATCTTAACAATACTACTAGTACATCTTTTGATCTATGCCACaggctgtctttccatttatttaattttctttaatttctcttagtaattttttataattttataatgtacAAATTCTGCattacttttgttaaatttatccctcttagtttattctttttgatagtGTTATAAGTAGaactgtcattttaaaattgcattttcagATTATTCATTGATAGCATAGAGAAATACAACTGGTTACTGTACATTGaatttatatcctgcaaccttgctgaacttagAGGTTCTAATAGATTTTCTGTGGATTTCTCAGGTTTTCCTACatacaaaatcatgtcatctatgaaaataaatagtttcactttttctttcttatctggacaccttttatttctttttcttgcctaactacCTGGGTAAACCCCTAGTACAACGTTGATTAGCAGTGTTAAgagcaggggtacctgggtggctcagtcagttaagcagctgccttcagctcaggtcatgatctcagggtcctgggactgagctccaaatcagactccctactcagtagggagtctgcttctccctttgcccctcccctcaccgcccctgctcgtgctgtctctctatcaaataaataaataaaaatcttaaaggaagaagaagaagcagcagcagcagcagcagcagcaagaagcaagaagcaagaagcaagaagcagtagtagtggtggtggtaagAGCAGAcaaccttgtcttgttcctaaacTTAGGAGAAAGCTTTCAGTCTcttaccattaagtataatgttagctgtggatttttcacaAATGCCTTCTATCAGGCTGAAGAAgatcccttctattcctagtttgttatgtgtttttatcatgaaatggtgtcaaattctgtcaaatgctttttctctattaACTGAGATGCTCATgtgcatttcatatttttttctagtaacATGGTATattgcattgattgatttttatatagtgaaccaaccttgcatccctgaaataaatctcacttggtcagagtgtataatccttttataTGTTGCTAGATTCAGGTTTCTCATATTTTTGGTGAGTAATATTGGTCTGCAGTTGTCTTGTATTACCTTcgtctggctttggtattagggtaatgctggcttcacaaAATGAATTGGGAAATATCCTATATGGGCATCTGTTTATATCctttttacactttttaaaaacatttttcacgGTTTATACTTTTTTTGAGCTCTTAACAGTTTTCTCTCCATTATCAGTTTCTTCACCactttaaagctataaatttatTGTTAAtatgcaatgaaagaaaaaagtgaataatCCAAAAAGACGTTTCCCTTTCTTTAACACAGTAAAAGGGCttaaaatgcataaagaagtACTTAGTCCACGTAGGAAATATTTCCTTTagattttaaatacttttcattatttctctaaGCTAGATACCTTTACAAAAATTTAAGGACAGAAGAATATAGAATTTCAAAGGTTGAAGAGATTTAAGAATTACTTCAGCCACCTAACATAGTTAGGTTAGAAACCAGGCTCAACTGAATGGTGTACTCTACCAACATgacacaacaaataaaaaaatcagcttttctAGTCTACCTCTACTAGGCTTtacatccctccccacccctccacgtTTATTGGTAGTAAGGTACCCTAACATGTGTGTCTTCAATCTTttccctaaaatttaaaaatctgaaatcgTTATCCAATGCGCAccctcattttcccttttgttcccAAACCAAAAATTATGTTGCTTTCAGTAGTTCCACACTGCCTACAGAATAAAGTCTGAAGTCCAAACTCCTTGATTTAGAAGTCAGGACCCATAAACCAGTCCCAATCTATCTTCCCCAAACTACTGTCTTTCTCTTGCTCAACTCTTTTCAAATATGTTATACTACTACTTCTCTAACTGAAGCAGGGGTACGGCACATGAATACCTTGAAAAGGTACTCTCAAATATATACTGGAAATAAAGTGAACTATATATACATGCCTTTGTCTCTGCTCAATCTCTTTTCCCCATAAGACGTAGTTTTTCTTCCCATCTCTAAATGACCAAATTGTTTTCATCCTTCAAGACCTAATTCTCTAATTAAGTCTTCCCTTAATCACTAGCCCTTGCAAGAAGTCACCTCTCCCCTTACAGATGTCAAGAGAATTTTAGCTGCACATATAgtacaaaaacatgaaataagtGGACATGATCTTAGCTCGTATTTTAAAGCTACAGAAAGCTACAATTTTTTAACCTATCTGAAGTGCTTTAACAAAACTGCCCATAGTGACCATTGAAGCCGTACATATATTTAACATACTATAGGGAAATCCATtcaacaaagggaagaaaaattacACTTTATCATTCAGGAGTCCACTTTGCTCTAACAGTTTAAATTGCCATCTGTAAAACACCCACTAAAATAAACACTGGCACACGAGCCCAAAGACAAGTGACcataaagaaatcaagaaaagaggCCTCAAAGGAATTAAATAATCTCTCCACcctatttttaatacttttcattAAAATGCAGCACATAAAGGAGATGGCAAATCGCTCCGTTGTGGGCAACAGCTTGTGATATCTTGACAAACTGGTCAAAGAAAGTGAGACGAAAGGGGGAAGGACAAAACCAAAACTCTGCGTGACAAATAGCTTGCTTTACCATTCCAGTCAGTTCTCCTGTTCTAAGTTTACTGTTCTAATAAGTATGAGTCTAGtaagttttgtttactttttaactaAATAAGGACTAGCATAGACCAAGAGAAATCAATGTTCTGAGAGGCAAACTGACTTGACCACGGTAAATGGAACAATGTTCAACCATGTATTATGCGAGAATTACAAGTCAGGACTAGATTCCTAGTCTTTTGTTCTCAGGAGTAAATTCCTGGGAAAAACTAAGGCCTCTGAGTTGTCAGACCTTTATTTCTGACAGCAATAATATTACCAGACACaatgaagaatgaaaaatctTCCAGTTGTAGCTTCTGAATAAAAATAGCCCTAAATATCACATGGCTCTTGGTTAAAGCGCTCATCACAGGATGCAGCACAGCATCAAATCTTTCCTTTCAAATAAGGCATTTCTTTGTTAGAATGCAagagtagtttatttttgctgcttACATTTCAGGTCACCACTTAAACTGTatttaacaacaaacaaaacttctTAAGATATTAATCCTGacctttttatttagaatttctgacttgttccttatttttaaaaattgggactATTTAttagggtgattttttttttaaagaccaaatTCTTCTTTtactgtaagattttttttctgctcccttttGAAACAGGACCATTAGATACTTCTCATTAAATGCCTATCATTTCCAAAATTCCTTCAAATTCAACAAACTTTTATTAATTACCTGCTGTGTACTAAACACAGGGGATTCAAAAGTGAATATTGCCAAAGCATGAAAAGTCTGTTTAGCATGTTAGAAAAGTTTATTCTGGTAGCGTCTGAAGGGATATACAGGGGAGAAATGAGCCTAAACAGACTTAGGAGTAACAAGACAGGCCACTGGCAATAGCACGGGGTGAGCCTGGGCAAAGGCAGAAGGGACAGAACAAAGATGCAAGgctcctgtgtctcccactccagccagTATCCACATCCAGTATCACCTCatgccctctgccctgccccctctaACTTGAACACGCCCCCACAAAGCTGCTGCCCAGCCCGTGCCAGCTGCCGTGGGCTCTTACATCTTGTTAAAGCTTTTCCTTCACCTTTGTCAGTCTCCATCTATTACTAATGTAAGAATCCAAGTGAATATTGAAATAGCTATTTCTCTTCCAGAAAGTCTTACTGAATTAGTCTTGCCCAAATTTGGTTTCATATCTGTGACAAAGGGATTTGCAAGgtataaaaaaagaactttagcACTTACCTAAATATAAACCACACACTAGTAGAATCTGAATTAATAAGAGTTCATAGCTTTCCtgcatttatttttccccttaaaggaatgaaaatgtaGTGTCAAGTGTGTAGGAAggacaggaggggagagagaagagcttTTCATATACTTTGGGGGTATCTATTTATATTCCTTTACGAATCATCTTTTTCTAATAGGAATCTTATCTGCCACTTTGTATATTTGGTCAGATCCCTAACaaattttttcctgttgtttagTAAAGATGCTTTTCCTGTGATGAACTAAacccagtaatttttttaatgtttttttaacttactaTATTGAGAAAGAAATGGGATACTTTTGACTGTTAACAAGATCAATTTCAAGAGTGCGTTGGGTTGTATATTAAATAGCCATCCACTCCTGGGAAACAGGGACAggactgaaataaaacaaaacggaatagaaaaacaaaaaaacaaaaaaccttctacataaaactaaaaagctttttgtTTGGCTAAGGAAaccatccataaaatgaaaaggcaccctactgattgggagaaaatacttgaaaatcatatatctgataacagttaatatccaaaatatataaagaactcatataactcaatagcagaaaaaaatctaatttaaaaacagGGAGAAgttctgaaaagacattttttttcaaataagacatacagatatacatacgggtaaatgaaaagatgttcaacatcattcatcatcagggaaatgcaaatcaaaaccgcaatatCACTGCATACCTCTTAGAATGGCCagtatcaaaaacacaagaacaaCAAGTGTTTGGATGTGgaagaaagggaacccttgtgcactgttggtgggaatgtaaatcggtgcagccactatggaaaacagtatggtggcacctcaaaaaattaaaaatagtactatcatatgatccagcaattccacttctgggaatttatccaaagaaaatgaaaacacactaatttgaaaagacaggcacccccatgttcactgcagcattatttacaatagccaagacatgcaAATAGCCCAAGTGTACGTCaacggatgaatgaataaagaaaatcacgCACGTGCTcacccatatacacacacacactgaaatattattcagtcataaaaaaagaaggaaatcctgccatctgcAGTAACATGGATAGaacctgagggcattatgctaagtgaaataagtcagacagatcaagacaaatactatatgatctcatttacagGTGGAAATCTAAAAACGACGACAACAACATCCAAGCTCACAGAGAACtaattggtggttaccagaggcagggggtgggggttaggTGAAGCGGGTGAAGGGGATCAATAGGCaccaacttccagttacaaaataaataagtcatggagatgtaatgCGCTTATACTGACTATAATTAACGATGCCGTATCACATATTtcaaagttgctgagagagtagatcttaaaagccctcatcacaagaaaaaaattataactatatatggtgatgaatgttaactagacttttCATGGCgaatattttgcaatatatacaaatatcaaatcgttatgcacttgaaactaatataatgttatatgtcaattatacctccatttaaaaaacctgtttttcttcaaatcaTGAGGAAATGAGCCTGCTCCATAAGATGGGCGTCAGAAAGAGTGTGGCCTTCTAAGAATGATCCTATCTGAGGACCAGTAAATGAAATGGATTTCCTTCCATTCTGGCTAGCAAACTCCTTAAAAGAAAATGGTCGAAGGAAAAAAGTAGAACTATTTGGCAAGTCTACTGCAGACTAGGACACAGGAAGCTGAAATGAGAAGCAAGTAAAAAGGTTTATCATGAGGGATTCTGAGCAACAGGATGTCGGTTTCCCAAGAGAA
The nucleotide sequence above comes from Ursus arctos isolate Adak ecotype North America unplaced genomic scaffold, UrsArc2.0 scaffold_27, whole genome shotgun sequence. Encoded proteins:
- the PSD3 gene encoding PH and SEC7 domain-containing protein 3 isoform X3; the encoded protein is MLSLQISASQILIGLFYEGDHGGSTLLPPNVTNEFPEYGTMEESGEGLRTSLGFDAESLPGGPQGQQGVQLLDGHHSGPDSVTEGPKDVRESLSQSHLKEQSLQPIDSLISTLKATEARIASGTLQATKVLDKDAISRFSVPRVEKEPDTAPHKTKRQRANQLFPTGQAKGPDTPLSAEATNEENSHLSIQKGLTVLLTGEAQAELSKITDNGTKGALHVREPACPGSSLGSPAATHTSVGSVGFLRERRSDQGSSTGRPSRVKHVEFQGVEILWTGGEKRETRHPVDFEIPLERTTSPESREFSKLPSHIISSAGVYNSVGLTENVWDETWSASSEKPGTSSGTFSPLPLIDSGEDEVFLKENKGHPEKKPELERDKERILEQEENFRGGDDDILGPGYAEDSTDVYSSQFETILDNTSLYYSAESLETLYSEPDSYFSFEMPLTPMIQQRIKEGSQFLERTSVAGQPDVLSISADGGIVMGYSGGITNGLNDTSDSIYMKGTPEIAFWGSNAGVKTTLLEAHSEMGSTEILEKETSESLSNGTSSNVEAAKRLAKRLYQLDRFKRSDVAKHLGKNNEFSKLVAEEYLKFFDFTGMTLDQSLRYFFKAFSLVGETQERERVLIHFSNRYFYCNPDTIASQDGVHCLTCAMMLLNTDLHGHNIGKKMTCQEFIANLQGVNEGGDFSKDLLKALYNSIKNEKLEWAVDDEEKKKSPSEGTDEKANGTHPKTISRIGSTTNPFLDIPHDPNAAVYKSGFLARKIHADMDGKKTPRGKRGWKTFYAVLKGTVLYLQKDEYKPEKALSEEDLKNAVSVHHALASKATDYEKKPNVLKLKTADWRVLLFQAQSPEEMQGWINKINCVAAVFSAPPFPAAIGSQKKFSRPLLPATTTKLSQEEQLKSHESKLKQITTELAEHRSYPPDKKVKAKEIDEYRLKDHYLEFEKTRYEIYVSILKEGGKELLSNNESEAAGLKKSHSSPSLNPDSSPVTAKVKRNVSERKDHRPETPSIKQKVT